A window of Halovivax gelatinilyticus genomic DNA:
CTGGTCGAATCCGTACGCGAGGAGGCGGTCGTCGAACAGCGCGAGGTCGAGTGAGACAGTCTCGGCGACGCGTGCGGTCAGATTCTCTCGCTTCGCAGACCACTCCATCATGTCGGGAAACTGTTCGGCCATCCGGTCGACGGCATCGGGACTCCAGACGCACGTACAGTGAACGCTCTCGCCGATTTCTCTCATCGCCGCCTCGACACCCTGTTGTGGGACGACGAACCGGTCACCGACGAGCCGTTTTTCATCGGCCCCCACGAACAGTTCGCTGTACCGCGAGAGCGGTGCGTACGGATCGTTCGGGGTTGCCCGCGTCACGGTCGACTCGAAAATCCAGTCGGTGTCGAAGTCTACTGGTGCGTCGCTGAGTGCGCTCAGCAGCGGCTGCAGATCGCTCGCGGTGTCGACGGTCTCGATGAATCGCTCGGTTTCCGAAAACAGAACCGTTCCAGCCCTCGTCATGACGATACCGTCGTCCGTCCGTTCGAGAAGGTTCTCACGTTCGAACTGACTGACGACCCGGTTGATCGTCGACACGGAGCTATCGACTGCGCGCTCGAGTTCGGTTGCTGGGACGGGTTGCGTTTCCGAGATAGCCTCGAGGAGTCCTCGACGGGTACAGACCTCGGCGGCGAGTTTCTCCGGCGCGTGGTGACTCATTCCTGGTACCTGAACAGTCGGCTACGGACCGTTTTACTCTGTTGGTGAGGAGACAGCCGACCAACGAACGCACCTGTTGGTACTCGACGGTGTGTTCGGTCCCGTCGAAAGATCTGGCAGGAGCCTCCTCGCAGAAAGGGCGTGGTGGTCTGCCCACAAATTGCGTTTCACGCAATGGCTGGGCGAAATTTTTAACACAAATCAAACATTGGTAAGATTAAAGATACTGTGAAGGTTTTTGCGGTCATGAACCAATCAGACCACCGAATGTCGGGCCAGATGGCCCGATCTGTATTCATTTGTGTGATCAGTTTTGCGACTGTATTGCTTGTGGTCATGGGAGGTGTCGCTGCCGATACGGTTCCACCCGACTGTAATGGAGTCGACTTCGAACAGGACAGCGACGGGTATTACGAGGTCGAGACCCTGAGTCAGTTACAGTGTATCGAAGAGCACGGACTCGAGCATGACTACGCCCTCGTCGAGGACATCGACGCGAACGAGACCGGAGACTGGAACGATGGCGACGGCTTCGAGCCGATTGGAGACGGTGATATCGACTTTAGGGTAGAAGGTGACGCGTTCAACGGTACGTTCGACGGCAACGACCGGACGATTGCCAATCTGACCATCGAACGCGGTGGCGATGATCGCGTGGGGCTGTTCGAAGTCATCGGCTCCGAGGGAACGGTTTCGAACCTGACACTCGAGGCTGCGACGGTTACAGGGGACGACGATGTGGGCAGTCTCAGTGGCCAGAATTATGGAACGGTTTCGGACGTTTCCATGAGCACCGATGTAACTGGTTCAGGGACGACCGGTGGTGTTATCGGATGGAATTACGGAGGTACCATCACTGGGGCAACCGTCGAGGGAACAGTCTTTTCTGAGCAAGATGGGGTAAACACTCATGTTGGCGGCATTGTTGGCGACCACCAAAGAGGCGCCAGCATCGATTCGAGTTCGTTTACGAACGGAACGGTTGATGGGGACAACGAGGAAATCGGCGGTATCGCTGGCCAACTTGGCGGTCCACCTGGTTATACTAGTTCGATTACGAACTCGAGTGCGAACGGAACGATTGGAAACGAGGATGCAGATTCCGTCGGTGGACTAGTCGGAGACGGGAGAGGGGATTTCTTTGATTCGTACTCCACGGCGACCGTCCGCGGGAACGACACGGTTGGTGGTGTCATCGGCTA
This region includes:
- a CDS encoding helix-turn-helix transcriptional regulator, which gives rise to MSHHAPEKLAAEVCTRRGLLEAISETQPVPATELERAVDSSVSTINRVVSQFERENLLERTDDGIVMTRAGTVLFSETERFIETVDTASDLQPLLSALSDAPVDFDTDWIFESTVTRATPNDPYAPLSRYSELFVGADEKRLVGDRFVVPQQGVEAAMREIGESVHCTCVWSPDAVDRMAEQFPDMMEWSAKRENLTARVAETVSLDLALFDDRLLAYGFDQTGIISILVDTDTTAAVEWGDAVFETLFEEGEMVPI